GAGCTGTTTCGCTGCCTGCGACATCGGCACCGGCGATGAACCCCTGCCCGCTTATTTGCACATTGATACTGTATTGGTAGATACACAGGGCGGCGCACAAGGCAGTGCGTCGTCAAAATTTACCGATATAATGGTTTTTATTAACCAACAAAATATCGGCGTATTTCCCTTGCCCGCCACCGTGCCGGTGCTGTCGCAGGGAGCCACCCAAATCGACATCGCCCCCGTACTGATGCGCAACGGCAGTTCCACGAATCGTATTGCTTCGCCTCTGCATACTTTTTATAGCACCACACGCAACCTCGAGCCGCTTCAAAACGTCCTATTAGTACCAAGTGTGAGCTATCACGACAATTGTCAGTTTAGCCTGATAGATGATTTTGAATCGCAAAATATGATGGAAGATGAAGATGATGAAAATGATTTGGATATTACTGCAATAGATAGTTTGGTATTGGAAGGCGAACGCAGTGCAACGGTGTTGCTTTCTGCCGACAACCCTACTTTTCATATAGGCACTATTGAGTTGTATGCATGGGATTTGTCGCAGGTGATGCCTTATTTGGAGTTGGATTATAAAAATGAGGCGGTTTTTAGCGTATCGTTGGTGGGCTATAAAAACAACAATGCACAGGAGATGGATTTGCTGAGTATATCGCCCAAAACACAGCGCAATAAAATTTATATTGATTTGAGCGAAGCCGCCGCCTTTTTAGATGCCTCTTTTTATGAAATACGCTTTGCCGCCACCCTGCCCGACAGCCTCAGTAAAGCGCGTTTTGTGTGGGACAATATCAAATTAGTCGGTGCGCCGCGCTGATGTTCTCATCATCACAGTCGTACATTTTATTTTCTATAAAAAAATGAACTTATCTCGGTACTACGGCACATTTTATTACATATACAGAATTGAAAGAAACAGGACAGAAAAACTTACATACTCTTGCATCAGGTAAAAAAAATAGGAATTCTTTTTTATGTACTCAGCGATTATATAGCGGCGGTGCTGACGTGGACTTTGTTTTTTTTGTACCGCAAAATCTATATTGAAAGCAATTATTTTGAAATATCGCTGCTTGCCAACAAACAATATTATTTAGGTATTGCTTTAATTCCGGTCGGGTGGTTGTTATTGTATTTTTTAAGTGATACCTATCACGATATTTATAAAAAATCGCGGTTGGCAGAATTGTCGCGCACTTTGGCACAAACGACACTGGGAGTATTAATTTTGTTCTTTGCTTTGTTGTTAGATGATTTTGTGGAAAATTATCAAGTATATTATTATTTGATAGCAGTTCTATTTATGTTGCAATTTGGTTTTACTTTCGGCGGGCGGCTACTGCTGCTCACCTTCACCAAAGCACAGCTCCACAGTGGCAGTATCCGCTACCGCACCTTATTGGTAGGCAGCAATCTGAAAGCCCTGCAACTATACGAAGAAATCGTTTTCAAACGCCACTCCATCGGTTACGGATTTGTGGGTTATGTAAAAATAGCAGATAAAAACGGTGCAAAACTTGACAATTACCTGCCCTGCTTGGGCAATAGCGAAGACATACGCAGCCTGTGCGAGCAATATTATGTTGATGAGGTAGTGTTTGCGATAGAAACTTCCGAACACCACCGCCTCAACGAAATGCTCAACGCACTGGCAAATACCGAAATTGTAATTAAAATTATTCCTGATATGTATGACATTCTTTCCGGCTCAGTAAAAATGAATCACGTTCGCGGGGCAGCATTGGTAGAAATATATCCCGATCTGATGCCTTTGTGGCAACGCCGCATCAAACGCGCCATAGACATAAGCGCATCGGTGGCGGTGCTGCTGCTGCTGCTGCCGATATTGCTATACATCGCTTTGCGCGTAAAAATGTCATCAAAAGGCAATATTCTTTACTATCAGGAGCGGGTCGGCAAATACGGCAAGCCGTTTTACATCATCAAATTCCGCTCTATGTACGAAGATGCCGAAAGCCGAGGTCCGGCACTTTCCAGCCAAAACGACCCGCGCATTACGGTTTGGGGCAAAGTGATGCGCAAGTGGCGACTCGACGAATTGCCACAATTTTACAATGTGTTGCGCGGCGATATGTCTTTGGTGGGTCCGCGTCCCGAGCGCAAATTTTACATAGACCAAATCATACAACAGGCTCCCGAATACCGCCATCTCCAAAAAGTGCAGCCCGGTATTACTTCGTGGGGTATGGTACAATTCGGATATGCCGAAAATGTAGAACAAATGGTAGAGCGCATGAAATACGATTTGATTTACATTGAAAACATGTCGCTCATCAACGATTTTAAAGTGATGATTTATACAGTGTTGATTTTATTGCAGGGCAAAGGAAAATAGAAGAGGAATTTATACTTCCACCTTAGCCTTTAAAAAAAAATCAAATGTCTGTTGTGGGCGCAGCCCAATCTGTTGCCAAACCCTTTTCTATTACTTCATAAATAGTGTTCAATTCATCATCACTGATACAATAAGGCGGCATTATATACAGCACATTGCCCAAAGGACGCAATAATACACCGTGCTGCAAACAGAAATCGTACATGCAATCGCGCAGGGAATGATGATAATGAGCCGCTTCGCCTGCATTGATTTCTACGGCGATAATAGTACCTTGCTGCCGCAAATCGCGTATTTTATCTTTGTATCGCTCCAAAATACGCTGCCCGAATTGGCGGTGCTGTGCTGCAATATGCGCTCGGGCTTGTGTACAATCTTCTTCCAGCAACAAATCCAAACTCGCCAATGCAGCCCTACACGCCACCGGATTGGCGGTATAGGAATGTCCGTGATAAAAAGTGTGCAAAGGAGAATCCGAATAAAAAGCATCGTAAATATGCTGTTGGCAGGTGCTGATGCCCAAAGCCATTGTACCGCCCGTAAGCCCTTTGGAGAAGCACATTATATCGGGGGCGAGTGCTGGGTTTTTTATTTGTTGCGAAGCAAATAAAGTATCGGTTCTGCCAAATCCCGTCATCACTTCATCGGCAATGGTGAGTACACCGTGCTGCTTGGCAATGCCCAGCAATTCCGCCAAAGCCTCGGGGCTGTGCATACACATACCGCCTGCGCCCTGCACCAAAGGCTCGTAAATAAAAGCCGCCGTTTGTTCGTTGCACAGCTGCCGCATAACTGCGATACTTTGTTCCAAATTTTCGGTTTCGGGCGGCGGCACAAAATGTACTTCAAACAAAAAATCGTGAAAAGCTCGATTGAAAATATTACGCTCGCCCACCGCCATCGCTCCAAATGTATCGCCGTGATAGGCATTTTGCAGGGCGATGATATGGCGGCGTTCGCTTTTATCGCCATTACTCCAATATTGCAAAGCCATTTTCAGAGCCACCTCCACCGCCGTAGAGCCATTGTCGGAAAAAAACACTTTTTGTTGCTGTAATTGCACGGTTTCCAAGAGGCGGTGTGCCAGAGTTTCGGCAGCGGGGTGCGTAAAATCGGCAAAAATAACATGTTCCAGTGTATGCAGTTGTTCGCTCACCTGCTCGGCGATATACGGGTGTGCGTGTCCGTGCAAATTTACCCACCAGCTTGCAACGGCATCAATATAGGTTTTGCCATCGGCAGCATACAAGAGGGCACCTTTTCCGGCTACGATGGTAACGGGAATACGCGCATTTTTTTGTTTGGAAAAAGGATGCCAAACAGGAGTAGTCGTCATCATTGCGGCAATTTTATGAGTTGTAATTGTTCTTTAAAAAAGCATAAAATTTTTCAAAAACCTGTGTTTTTTTATCAAAAAAATACAACTTTAGAAACCGATGTATGAAAATATTACTTTAAAAAATTCGTAATTTCTTCATCAAAAGGCTCTACGCGCGAAGCAAAAGAAGCGACTAAGTATCCGTTTTCGTCTATTAAAAATTTATGAAAATTCCACATTACAGAAGCGTCCATCACGCCGTTTTGCGACTGTTGGGTGAGCCACTGATAAATAGGGTGTGTGTCTTTTTTAATAGAGATTTTTTCGGTAAGCGGAAAAGTAACGCCGAAATTTTTGCTGCAAAATTGTTGTATTTCAGTGGCAGTGCCGGCTCTTGCCCGCCAAAATCGTTGCAGGAAAACCGATAATAACAAGGCGGTCTTTATATTGCTGATACAATTCCTCTAACTGGGCGTATTGTTTGGTATAGCCGCACTCGGAGGCTACATTGACGAGCAATATTTTTTTACCTTTAAAATTCGCCATATCCAGAGGCTTGCCATCTATGCCCTTAATGCTGAAATTGTGAAGAGAGGGGGCTTGTTGTGGTGGGTTTTCCATGTTTTTTTGTGTATGAGAAGTAGAAGAAGCTGCAGCAAGCGGAGCGACCTTGACACGTTGTTGGCAGGCAGCCAATCCGAAAAAGCAAAGAAATTCCTATAAAACTGCTGATTTTTTTTCACCAAAGGGAATAATGATGTTTTTTTTTTAAATTTAGTTTTATAACAAAGTGACAAATAAAAGGTTTGATAGTAAAACAAAATATTTGGCAATATAATCAAGTTTTATTGGCTCAAAAACGATGGCTTTGTCTATCTTTGTGCTTTCTTTGCTCGTATCATATTTTTAATATTGCAAGCATTTTTTACATTATATAATATAAATTCTATTTGTTCTGCAATCAAAAAAGTTTATATTTTACTCTACTATCATCGTATCAATGGATATTAAGGCTCGTTTGATAAATTTAGCAAAAACTGGTTTACCGTATATATTATTAGCTTTGTTTTTGGTGTTTTATGCCATAAAAACAGAAAGTTGGTTTATGATGGTGCCGACAGGTATTGGTTTTTTTTGGAATGGTTATTTCGTATTTTTTTTCCTTTGCGCCATTTAGATAGTCGTCCGCATCGGATATTTACCGCACTGTTTTTAGTTACATCTTTGTATTGTGCCGTATTAGCTGCTTTTCCCAAACTCAACAATAATATCAATATTTATATATCATCTTCTGCCTTCGGTTTGTGGGTATGGGCTTTTACGCTGATGTTGCAGCCTTATTATTTCAATACTTTTGATATAAAAAATCATACACTTTCGGTCGGAAAATTATCTATACCGGCGGCACTCAAAACACCGCGCATGCAATATGTATGGCTTTTTCTGCTGTTTGTGCTTGGCTTGGCTTGGCGATGGTATGGTATTTACAACAACGACCCCACCTTTGACGAAAATTTTCATTTATACGCTGCCAAAGATTTGCAGCGCGGTGTGCCTTCGGATTATACACGGGCGTGGTTGGTTAATCACAGCATATCGTGGCTGTATGTATATTTTAATCCCCAAACTTACCATGAGCATGTATATGTAGCCAAAATACCGGGTATTATATTGAGCAGCCTCGCTATTTTTCCGGTTTATTTTTTGGGGCGTTTACTCTCGCCGGCGGCAGGTTTGATGGCGGCTTTTCTGTGGGTAGTGTCGCCTTGGGGCGTGGGTACTTCGCGCGTTATTCGGGAATATGCCTTTTATCCTGTGTTCATCACTTTGGAAATTTATCTGACCTATATTTTGATGCAGGTGGCTTTTTTGAAAAAGAAAATATCGCTGTGGGGTATTGTCGCCATTGTTTTGTATTTATTGTTTTTATCTTGGTATATTTTCAATATAGATCCTTCTTCTACCATCAAAATCGGTTTGGTATTTCCGATTATTGCTGCTGTATCTTTTATTCTGGTGTATGCCGATATTATCATATTAATCAGAAAAATCAACTGGAACAGAATTTTATACAGCCTCATTCCTGTTACTATTGCAACTTGGATATTGTACAAACTTTTAGATAAAAAAATCCGTGCTTTCAGCTTTACCAACCCCTACGAAAACATAGATTGGTTTAATACATTTCTGTTTCCGAGTCGTTTGGTAGAGCATTGGTGGGGCGACAGCAATTTTATTTATTTGGTTTTAATGGTAATTTTTGCCGGTATGTCGTGGGCAATGCTGCGCCGCAATCGTTGGTTTTATATTGTACTGGCAAGTTTTATGCTCACAGTTGTAGCCTACTATTGGTTCTTTTTCCGTTTATTCCAAATCCGCTATATCTATTACGCACTTCCGTTATTTGTGTAGTATTTGCGTATGGTTTAATAGCAACAATCAATGTTCAACGCCCTTTGTAACACGCTTTCCGCTGCGCCCAATAGTGATGGTTACTTCTTTGGTATTGGGTTATTTTATTTTTAATCCTATTTATTTTACAGAAACCTTAGAAACCTACGATCCCAAATACAACCGCTTTTTTTCATCTACCAAATTGGTACATTTCAAAAAGGACAATGTGGAGAAGTTCTTAGCCAGATTAGAAGATTCCACTTTACAAAATTCGGGCTTTGTTATTTCCAATGTCTATAAAGATGTTTTAAAAATCAATCACAATATTCCGTCTGCCAAATTGGGTATTTTTTTCCAAAATTCGGCGGGGCGTTATAAGGAGATGTGGAAAAACCTGATACGGTTCGACGAGGGTTTTATTATTTTTGACAGCGAAATAAAAGATAAAAAATGGGTTTGCCGACTTCGCGTCCTTTACCTTTTAGATTGACAATTACCTTAGAAAAAACTATCCCGATTGTATTATTTACCGTTGGCGGCGTTACGACCCCTTCTTAGATGCTAAACTGCCCCGTTTTGGAAGCCGACAAAACGGCAACACGAGCTTTAACGAAAACTGAAGGAGAATCCACCATTTTTGTTCCGTCCCAACATCACCGTTGATTTATCCAAACCTTTTTCGTTGGCTTTTTGGACACACTCCTTCACCGAATTTCCGGGTTCTCCCTACTCCTTGGGCAACAGAAAAAATGAAGGTATTTTGGTAGAGTCGTGCGGCGATACCGAAGAGGCTTCTTTGCGTTTTCGCTACATGATATAGCCGGCGACAATGCCTATGTAAGCAGTGGTCTTATTAACGATGGCAACTGGCATCATATCGCATTTACCAAAAAGGCGGCAAAGTGGGGTGATGAATACGGAATATATGTAGATGGTAAAAAGTAGATACCAAAAAAGTTCCGCGCGAAAAAAACAGCCGTGGAGTTCATTATTCTGAATTTTTATTGGCGAAACAGACGACACCCGTATCTATCTTGCATTAGATGATGCACAGGTGGCAGCCCTTACAACAAGGGCACACTTACCACTGAAGTATTTTGGAAGCCAACGGCAAAAATTCGGACCGCTGCATCGTTACCTGAAAAATAAGGTATGAATATACTGTTTTTAAATTATGAATTTCCGCCTTTGGGCGGAGCGCAAGTCCTATCAGCTACGACATTGCCCGCCACTACGCCTAGGCGAATATGGTGTCGCGGTAGTTACGATGGCTTTTGAGGGCCGCCCGCCTATGAAGTGCGCGGCGATTGCATATTTATCGCATCGCCGGCCGTCGCCGAAAAAAGAGATGTACGCCTGATGAAATGTTGCGCTACCTCTGGAATGCAAAGGTTTTTTAAAATGCATCTGCAAAAAAAAAAAATCACTTTCACGAATTACAGCATCGTACATTTTTGCTGTTCCGACGGTGTATATTGGCGCGTTGGGTAAAAAAGAAACTACAATATTCCTACATTCTCAGTCACGGCAGCGATACTTCCACACTATAATCAAGACCGTTTTGTTTCTACCGTTTTTTACGAAGCCTTTGCTGCGTGCAGTTGCCAATGGAGTCTACTTGGAAATTTTGCCCGGAGTTCTGCCTATCTCGCCCAATTAGCCAATCAGCAATTGCAGCGCACTTGTTCCTATCAGGTTATCCGCGAAGGTTTTGGTGCCGCTGTCTGCGCATTTCCTTTGCCCAAAGCAAATGCGCAGCCAGTGGTCGTCGCCTCCTGCCGCGCAAAGTTTTCGCGGCCCTCATGTTACCGTTGCCGCCAGAGCGATTTTCCTTTTGAGTTGCATATTTGCGGCGATGGACCCGACCGCCCACATTTAGAGACGAAGAATTGGCGGCTCGTTTACGGCTACACCTGTTGTGTTTCACGGCTGGCTCAACAACGAAAGTCCACCAATACCACCCACTTTGTTGGGCAGAGAAGCGGCGATATGACCGCTTATTTCTTCTGAAAATCCCTGCCAACGAAAGCCTTGTTGGAGGCGATGTCAGCGGGCGCAACTGCCGTGCTCACTTCAATGTATCAGGCTGCCCCCAGAGAGCGGTGGGCGATAGCGGTATGATGCTGCCGCGCCCGATGATATAACTGCCTTGCAAAATGCTTTGCGCAACCACTTTGCAGCGCCCACTTTAACAACAATTGGGGTCAGCACGCCGACGCGTGATAGAACAGTACGACTCAGAACAAAGGAAGGGAAACAATTCCGCAGTATATAGCGGCATTATTGACGGCGGCCCCCTCGGGTGCAGGTTTTAAAATAAAAAACAAAAGCCTGAAAGTGCGTACTTTCCAGGGCTTTTTATAATATATTTTTCAAAAAAGTAAAAAACTAACTTATTTTTGCACGTTCCAATCCTTTAATCCCTATCATACCATATTCTTTGGCTTCATCAGACCGCATCCAATAATCGCGGTCGCTGTCTTTTCCACTTTTTCGCAAGTGTTTGTCGGGTATGATTACTCAAAATCTGATACAATTCATTTTTGCGATTTTTGATTTCATTACAGTGATTTCCATATCGCTTTAGCTTGTCACTTGCGCACCGCTGCCATCGGTTGGTGTATCATC
The window above is part of the Sphingobacteriales bacterium genome. Proteins encoded here:
- a CDS encoding sugar transferase, which gives rise to MHQVKKIGILFYVLSDYIAAVLTWTLFFLYRKIYIESNYFEISLLANKQYYLGIALIPVGWLLLYFLSDTYHDIYKKSRLAELSRTLAQTTLGVLILFFALLLDDFVENYQVYYYLIAVLFMLQFGFTFGGRLLLLTFTKAQLHSGSIRYRTLLVGSNLKALQLYEEIVFKRHSIGYGFVGYVKIADKNGAKLDNYLPCLGNSEDIRSLCEQYYVDEVVFAIETSEHHRLNEMLNALANTEIVIKIIPDMYDILSGSVKMNHVRGAALVEIYPDLMPLWQRRIKRAIDISASVAVLLLLLPILLYIALRVKMSSKGNILYYQERVGKYGKPFYIIKFRSMYEDAESRGPALSSQNDPRITVWGKVMRKWRLDELPQFYNVLRGDMSLVGPRPERKFYIDQIIQQAPEYRHLQKVQPGITSWGMVQFGYAENVEQMVERMKYDLIYIENMSLINDFKVMIYTVLILLQGKGK
- the bioA gene encoding adenosylmethionine--8-amino-7-oxononanoate transaminase, coding for MMTTTPVWHPFSKQKNARIPVTIVAGKGALLYAADGKTYIDAVASWWVNLHGHAHPYIAEQVSEQLHTLEHVIFADFTHPAAETLAHRLLETVQLQQQKVFFSDNGSTAVEVALKMALQYWSNGDKSERRHIIALQNAYHGDTFGAMAVGERNIFNRAFHDFLFEVHFVPPPETENLEQSIAVMRQLCNEQTAAFIYEPLVQGAGGMCMHSPEALAELLGIAKQHGVLTIADEVMTGFGRTDTLFASQQIKNPALAPDIMCFSKGLTGGTMALGISTCQQHIYDAFYSDSPLHTFYHGHSYTANPVACRAALASLDLLLEEDCTQARAHIAAQHRQFGQRILERYKDKIRDLRQQGTIIAVEINAGEAAHYHHSLRDCMYDFCLQHGVLLRPLGNVLYIMPPYCISDDELNTIYEVIEKGLATDWAAPTTDI
- a CDS encoding ATP-dependent Clp protease proteolytic subunit — encoded protein: MIPDKHLRKSGKDSDRDYWMRSDEAKEYGMIGIKGLERAKIS